In Halogranum gelatinilyticum, the following are encoded in one genomic region:
- a CDS encoding McrC family protein, whose amino-acid sequence MSDAVRHDYGTPLCSVQESKKLIVEECDPTTIKEELRAANFVRKGSKFVKKRPRLRSRQSGRRPDTSSLQVLSVRVVDDKLHVKPSDVVGIVRLVPGMSVQIEPKVDWEHVLEMLLTVYDIDRTQSYFGVPLDEILSSGVESTRIIAILAINYVHGVRTIRRNGFIRNLNIRRRNGFHGLGSVDVEQTLMNHATGNPAPSWVETEIEYSDLVNSAIHMAGKLLLRLLQQDRVGNRHPRQDILLSMVHQEVERMEEMDIRSSQKHIGKYRRLSLHDLPRQRHYYRRAFHTAQSILSSTLLGQAGGGPQELLVDYALSMNTLFQDYSHRILNREIESIRQIDFLDQLTGVKCKPEYPIYPFEGNSDARHEPDHLLVNAEETLAVLDSKYYQEGKNPINDSDSRSRMFAYAYLTESNRMAFLCPQYRPVRLPVQYTDAEIQVISPESEFSCDEYRGLIKEYILDTLALRYPELQAFDAASSGHLCLSGTSEGDLSRVHETSGPFSISNAATFADRVISAIVFSSYGPNKPELDDQGRWTKSRIKDACQKTDEEDHPRYPQHETTCVPVYSPDGNAEHGTVTLYFIRSTDDDVTVETEGPWALM is encoded by the coding sequence ATGAGTGATGCCGTACGGCACGACTACGGAACTCCCCTGTGCTCGGTCCAGGAGAGTAAGAAGCTCATCGTCGAAGAGTGTGATCCAACCACGATTAAGGAGGAGCTTCGCGCTGCCAACTTCGTCAGGAAAGGGAGCAAGTTCGTAAAGAAGCGCCCGCGACTTCGGTCTCGACAGAGTGGGAGAAGACCGGACACGAGCTCGCTTCAGGTACTTTCAGTGCGGGTCGTCGACGACAAGCTCCACGTCAAACCCTCGGACGTGGTTGGAATCGTCAGACTGGTACCCGGCATGAGCGTCCAGATTGAGCCAAAAGTTGACTGGGAGCACGTGCTCGAGATGCTCCTCACCGTCTACGACATCGACCGAACGCAATCATACTTCGGAGTCCCTCTCGACGAAATACTCTCCAGCGGCGTTGAGTCGACTCGCATTATTGCGATACTGGCAATCAACTACGTCCACGGTGTCCGGACAATTCGTCGCAACGGGTTTATTCGGAATCTCAATATCCGTCGGCGGAACGGATTCCATGGACTCGGCTCTGTGGACGTCGAACAAACTCTGATGAACCACGCGACCGGGAATCCAGCCCCGTCATGGGTTGAGACAGAGATCGAGTATTCCGATCTTGTGAACTCGGCTATCCATATGGCGGGGAAACTCCTCCTCCGACTTCTCCAGCAAGACCGAGTAGGAAATCGCCACCCCCGGCAGGACATCCTTCTTTCGATGGTGCATCAAGAGGTGGAACGGATGGAAGAGATGGATATTCGAAGCAGCCAGAAGCATATTGGAAAATATCGACGTCTGTCTCTTCACGACCTTCCGCGACAACGGCACTACTACCGACGGGCATTCCATACGGCTCAGTCCATACTCTCGTCAACGCTGCTTGGTCAAGCAGGCGGCGGTCCACAGGAATTGCTTGTTGATTATGCATTGAGCATGAACACGCTGTTTCAGGATTACTCACATCGAATCCTCAACAGGGAGATAGAGTCTATCCGGCAGATCGACTTCCTCGACCAATTGACGGGGGTCAAATGTAAACCGGAATATCCGATCTATCCCTTCGAAGGGAACTCCGATGCTCGCCACGAACCCGATCACCTTCTGGTGAACGCAGAAGAAACCCTCGCAGTATTGGATTCAAAATATTACCAGGAAGGGAAGAATCCGATAAACGACTCAGACTCGCGGTCGCGGATGTTTGCATACGCATATCTCACCGAAAGTAACCGAATGGCTTTCTTGTGCCCACAGTATCGCCCCGTTCGGCTCCCGGTCCAGTACACTGACGCTGAAATCCAAGTCATCTCGCCCGAGAGCGAATTTAGCTGTGACGAGTATCGGGGATTAATCAAAGAGTACATTCTGGACACGCTGGCTCTCAGATATCCTGAACTCCAAGCCTTCGATGCAGCTTCCAGTGGCCACCTATGCCTTAGTGGGACTTCAGAAGGAGATCTATCGCGGGTGCACGAAACGAGTGGGCCGTTCAGCATCAGTAACGCTGCCACGTTCGCAGATCGAGTCATCTCTGCAATCGTCTTCTCGTCATATGGTCCAAACAAACCCGAGTTAGATGACCAAGGGCGCTGGACGAAGTCCCGAATCAAGGATGCCTGCCAGAAGACGGACGAAGAAGACCACCCGCGGTACCCACAACACGAGACAACGTGCGTGCCCGTTTATTCTCCAGATGGGAATGCCGAACACGGGACGGTCACACTGTATTTCATTCGTTCGACAGATGACGATGTTACAGTGGAGACAGAAGGGCCGTGGGCACTGATGTGA
- a CDS encoding DUF1156 domain-containing protein — protein MSKQEHSEESEGRSELPIERGFPIERVNEIAANEGRARQHYRPVYTMHKWWARRPGSLFRAITLYSLLDDNTTTDDVEVYEPGDNQTLGQNGVSEDGLVEAISKVSMEDPETLWDFYPKDVRIKDKKILDPFMGGGTSLVEASRFGVDSVGVDLNPVAWFVTKKELEAGQTSVSQLVEEFNRIKSDVSEEILKYYRTPCPNGDHDADVMYNFWVKELDCVSCGHTIPLFKDYRVAAGRYENKGKYNVLCPGCDELTLVDDWQDDSVCDQCKHTFVPKDGSVSRGGYYNCPECGQKESVTDAIAELGKPNLKLYAVEYYCPSCDNSGEKKSSYKGYKSVEAADLQLFEEAKQKWNTRTDLHKYVPDEDIPPGHMTSERNPVFDHGYGKWTDMFNERQLLSLSTLLKSIENVDNQNIREYLLLAFSESLNFNNSFTGYQASTNKIQHLFKTNSFDPPQQPCEANLWGTKYGMGSFQKTFELVKKGIEYANSPTDRYVDNGDTVETEQFAQPIGLNSEVYQDDMRSITSENEYDAVITDPPYYDNIIYSEVADYFYVWQKILLEGEYAGFDRDKTPRVESIVTNPFLGKTAEDFEHEMGQALAVINRTLKKDGTLAFTYHHSDGESWGELLKSLCENDFEVTATYPINSDLHKFIGGEAVSFDIVIVARPTDSRTPISWNQLRRRIVKTAQVARETLEETRELTSGDIGVIEMGKCYQEYSKHHGEVRRAGEIMSAKEVVQEIYGIIQEGERGEQDVYLDLLEERKPSYSDLNKHLKRSDASEERMKEMRLFRMESGDFVLSDWNDEKRQAYVQSRVEEGNGDLTNLDKAHFLRYRYEHDRSREEFLSKWDMDKLQELCEDLAAVTGDETYLKMLGVDTTLAEISDE, from the coding sequence ATGTCTAAGCAGGAACATTCTGAGGAATCAGAGGGGCGTTCGGAACTCCCTATCGAGCGTGGTTTTCCGATTGAGCGGGTAAACGAGATTGCTGCGAATGAAGGGCGGGCCCGGCAGCACTATCGCCCAGTATATACAATGCACAAGTGGTGGGCACGAAGACCGGGTAGTCTATTTCGGGCCATTACTCTGTACTCACTATTAGATGATAATACGACTACGGATGATGTTGAGGTCTATGAACCTGGAGATAATCAGACTCTAGGACAGAATGGTGTGAGTGAGGACGGGCTGGTAGAGGCAATTAGCAAGGTTTCAATGGAAGATCCGGAGACTCTCTGGGACTTCTATCCAAAGGACGTTCGTATCAAGGACAAGAAAATTCTCGACCCATTTATGGGTGGGGGCACATCACTCGTCGAGGCTTCGAGGTTTGGAGTTGACTCGGTTGGTGTTGACCTAAATCCAGTCGCATGGTTTGTTACGAAGAAGGAGCTTGAAGCTGGTCAAACAAGCGTAAGTCAACTGGTGGAGGAATTCAATCGGATAAAATCTGATGTTTCGGAAGAAATCCTAAAATACTACAGAACCCCGTGTCCCAATGGGGACCATGACGCGGATGTAATGTACAACTTTTGGGTGAAAGAACTTGATTGCGTCTCCTGTGGTCACACTATTCCACTGTTTAAGGATTACCGAGTTGCTGCTGGCCGCTATGAAAACAAAGGAAAATACAACGTTCTCTGTCCTGGTTGTGATGAACTTACGCTAGTCGATGACTGGCAGGATGATAGTGTGTGTGACCAGTGTAAACACACATTTGTCCCGAAGGATGGAAGTGTCTCTCGAGGAGGATACTATAACTGCCCTGAATGTGGACAGAAAGAATCTGTTACGGACGCAATCGCTGAACTTGGAAAGCCCAACTTAAAACTCTACGCTGTAGAGTATTATTGCCCATCTTGTGACAACTCAGGCGAAAAGAAGAGTTCCTACAAAGGCTATAAATCCGTAGAAGCAGCTGATCTGCAACTTTTCGAGGAAGCAAAACAAAAGTGGAATACGCGAACTGACTTGCACAAATATGTGCCTGATGAAGATATTCCACCGGGCCATATGACTTCTGAACGGAATCCTGTCTTTGACCACGGATATGGGAAATGGACTGATATGTTCAATGAACGGCAACTTCTGTCGCTATCTACCCTTCTAAAATCGATTGAAAATGTGGATAACCAAAACATCCGTGAATACCTGTTACTGGCTTTTAGTGAATCTCTCAATTTCAATAATTCATTTACTGGATACCAGGCGAGTACAAACAAAATTCAGCATCTGTTCAAAACGAATTCATTTGATCCGCCCCAGCAACCCTGTGAGGCGAACCTTTGGGGCACGAAGTATGGGATGGGAAGCTTCCAGAAGACGTTCGAACTCGTGAAGAAGGGGATAGAGTATGCCAATAGTCCTACTGATCGATATGTAGATAACGGTGACACCGTTGAAACAGAGCAATTTGCTCAACCTATTGGCCTCAATTCAGAAGTCTACCAAGACGACATGAGATCTATAACTTCTGAAAATGAGTATGACGCAGTAATTACTGACCCACCATACTACGATAATATCATCTACTCCGAGGTGGCAGATTATTTCTACGTCTGGCAGAAGATATTACTCGAAGGCGAATACGCAGGATTTGATCGCGATAAAACACCGCGTGTAGAATCCATCGTAACAAACCCGTTCTTGGGGAAGACTGCTGAAGACTTCGAACATGAGATGGGACAGGCCCTCGCAGTCATAAATCGGACACTGAAAAAAGACGGGACCCTCGCATTCACCTACCACCACAGTGATGGTGAGTCCTGGGGAGAGCTTCTAAAATCGCTCTGTGAAAACGATTTCGAGGTAACGGCAACTTATCCGATCAACTCTGACCTACACAAGTTTATCGGGGGGGAAGCTGTCTCATTTGACATCGTAATTGTCGCAAGACCGACTGATAGTCGCACTCCGATCTCGTGGAATCAGCTTCGCCGGCGAATTGTAAAGACCGCACAAGTAGCACGCGAGACGCTTGAAGAAACCCGAGAACTCACTAGTGGTGATATTGGTGTCATTGAGATGGGGAAATGTTATCAGGAATACTCGAAGCATCATGGTGAGGTTCGTCGAGCTGGCGAAATCATGAGCGCAAAAGAGGTTGTTCAGGAAATTTACGGAATCATTCAGGAGGGCGAACGGGGTGAGCAAGATGTATATCTCGATCTCCTGGAAGAGAGGAAGCCCTCGTATAGCGACTTAAACAAGCATCTCAAGCGCTCCGATGCATCCGAAGAGAGGATGAAGGAAATGAGGCTGTTCCGAATGGAAAGCGGTGATTTCGTACTTTCTGATTGGAACGATGAGAAACGCCAGGCCTACGTTCAGAGTCGTGTAGAAGAAGGTAACGGCGACCTCACGAACCTCGATAAAGCTCACTTCCTCCGCTATCGGTATGAGCATGACCGATCCCGTGAAGAATTCCTCAGCAAGTGGGATATGGACAAGCTTCAGGAGCTTTGTGAGGATCTTGCCGCAGTTACAGGTGATGAAACATACCTGAAGATGTTAGGCGTCGATACCACTCTCGCGGAAATCTCTGACGAGTAG
- a CDS encoding DUF1156 domain-containing protein: MPDPDVDSREELPIERGFPIEQVNDLADREGRAKLYYRPLSTMHKWWARQLGSVFRAISLYTLVDDPSSVDVREPGKEEMNLSDFAEGTEKSSTEADLSQLVDAVSLQNPDALWSLYPKDVGVSDKTVLDPFMGGGTSLMEAIRFGADVTGVDLNPVAWFITKKEMEAHEIDPDELQQAFEDVRDEVAEELKSHYQTACPHDDAHVADIMYALWVRKLDCTSCGETIPLFKDYRVANGRYENDDKYNVYCPECESVFLTDDYRSESTCTECGHEYIPANGPVSRGGNYGCPSCGLKYSIVDAIADGQSYSEDLYAIEYYCTSCDDEGKERSTVKGYKAATDEDLAQFTHAKDQWEASETLGEYAPDGDIPEGAITAASRINGNDVFSHGYKTWQDMFNPRQLYCLSTLLSAIDTIENQQIKEYLLLAFSDSLMFQNNFALYSISGTKIEGIFRQNSYTPLVEYAENNVWGTRAGRGTFQNTWEKIVDAVEFAHYPTERYLEDGELKQTDPFETPVGGDYTLLQGDVREVDLETDYDAIITDPPYYDNVIYSEVSDFFYAWQRLLLADEYPCFDAENTPRQKSVVANPAVNKDDTSFEAEIKQSFSRLRTVLKDDGVLVFTYRHGGKKSWGALLQSLCDEGFDVTATYPISANLSEFVMGEGLSFSVIVVARPAGKREPVSWSSLRRRMHREARQARENIREGQTLSEGDISVVELGRCFREYSKHHKKVHREGAVMNATEVVEQIYDIIAGDVTPDQIYLDLLAMEAPTIEDVTRLCRGTNVKPADLRSRALFDPEPEFKLARWDDEKRLAYLKEKTVDSLSALERVQLLRYEAAQETSTIEKLRGMEVTGAMLDVATDLANLTGDEEYRRLLRD, encoded by the coding sequence ATGCCTGACCCAGACGTGGATTCGCGGGAAGAGCTCCCCATCGAGCGTGGCTTCCCCATCGAGCAAGTGAATGACCTTGCTGACCGCGAAGGGCGGGCTAAACTCTACTACCGCCCTCTTTCCACGATGCACAAATGGTGGGCTAGACAGCTTGGGAGCGTCTTCAGAGCGATTTCGCTCTACACATTAGTCGACGACCCGTCTTCAGTCGACGTCCGAGAGCCCGGAAAAGAGGAGATGAATCTCTCTGATTTCGCGGAGGGTACTGAGAAATCCTCTACCGAAGCTGATCTCTCGCAGCTCGTCGATGCCGTCAGTCTACAAAATCCCGACGCTCTCTGGAGTCTGTATCCGAAGGACGTCGGCGTGAGCGACAAGACCGTCCTCGACCCGTTCATGGGTGGCGGAACAAGCCTCATGGAAGCGATTCGGTTCGGTGCAGACGTCACTGGCGTCGACCTGAACCCTGTCGCGTGGTTCATAACGAAGAAGGAAATGGAGGCCCACGAGATAGACCCTGATGAGCTTCAACAGGCCTTCGAGGATGTGCGGGATGAAGTAGCAGAGGAGCTCAAATCGCACTATCAAACAGCGTGCCCTCACGACGACGCCCATGTCGCTGATATCATGTACGCGCTCTGGGTACGGAAGTTAGACTGCACGTCTTGTGGTGAGACGATCCCTCTGTTCAAAGACTATCGAGTTGCGAACGGACGATACGAAAACGACGACAAGTACAACGTCTACTGCCCCGAATGCGAGTCGGTCTTTTTGACCGATGATTACCGGTCTGAGTCGACCTGTACGGAGTGTGGGCATGAGTATATCCCAGCAAACGGGCCGGTGTCACGTGGGGGTAACTACGGCTGTCCCTCCTGTGGACTCAAATACTCCATCGTTGATGCTATCGCTGACGGTCAGTCTTACTCTGAAGACCTCTACGCTATCGAATACTACTGTACGAGCTGCGACGACGAAGGGAAAGAACGGTCGACCGTCAAGGGCTACAAAGCGGCCACTGACGAGGACTTGGCCCAGTTCACCCACGCGAAGGACCAGTGGGAGGCTTCTGAGACGCTAGGTGAGTATGCACCTGATGGTGATATCCCTGAAGGAGCCATTACAGCTGCTTCTCGGATCAACGGCAACGACGTGTTCAGCCACGGCTACAAAACGTGGCAGGATATGTTCAACCCACGTCAACTCTACTGCCTCTCCACCCTTCTCTCAGCAATAGATACAATCGAAAATCAGCAGATCAAGGAGTATCTGCTCCTTGCGTTCAGTGATTCACTCATGTTCCAGAACAACTTCGCTCTCTACAGTATATCTGGAACAAAGATCGAGGGCATCTTCAGACAGAATTCGTACACGCCACTTGTCGAATACGCTGAAAACAACGTCTGGGGTACGAGGGCTGGACGTGGGACATTCCAGAACACATGGGAGAAGATTGTCGACGCCGTCGAGTTCGCTCACTACCCAACGGAACGGTATCTGGAAGACGGGGAGCTCAAGCAAACAGACCCGTTCGAGACCCCTGTTGGTGGAGACTACACCCTACTGCAAGGAGATGTTCGAGAAGTCGATCTCGAGACGGACTATGATGCCATCATCACTGACCCACCGTATTATGACAATGTGATCTACTCTGAGGTTTCAGACTTCTTCTACGCATGGCAACGGCTCCTCTTAGCTGATGAGTACCCTTGCTTTGACGCTGAAAACACCCCTCGACAGAAGAGTGTCGTCGCAAACCCTGCTGTGAATAAGGACGACACCAGCTTCGAGGCAGAGATCAAACAGTCGTTCTCGCGATTGCGAACGGTGTTGAAGGACGATGGCGTTCTCGTGTTCACGTACCGTCACGGAGGGAAGAAGTCCTGGGGAGCGCTGTTACAGTCGCTGTGCGATGAAGGGTTTGACGTCACAGCAACGTATCCGATTTCAGCAAACCTCAGCGAGTTCGTAATGGGGGAGGGACTCAGTTTCAGCGTCATCGTCGTTGCTCGTCCTGCAGGAAAGCGCGAACCAGTTAGCTGGTCCTCTCTACGGCGACGAATGCACAGAGAAGCACGTCAGGCCCGAGAGAACATACGAGAGGGTCAAACCCTATCTGAGGGAGACATCAGTGTTGTCGAGCTTGGCCGATGTTTCCGTGAATACTCCAAGCACCACAAAAAAGTTCATCGAGAAGGGGCCGTGATGAACGCCACCGAAGTCGTTGAACAAATATACGATATCATCGCTGGAGACGTCACTCCTGACCAGATTTACCTCGATCTATTAGCAATGGAAGCACCCACGATCGAGGATGTAACCCGCCTCTGCCGGGGTACGAACGTCAAACCCGCTGACCTACGTAGCCGGGCGCTTTTCGATCCAGAGCCCGAATTCAAATTGGCTCGATGGGACGATGAGAAACGCCTCGCCTATCTCAAGGAGAAGACTGTGGACTCGCTCTCTGCCTTGGAGAGAGTACAGCTCCTTCGGTACGAAGCGGCTCAAGAGACATCGACGATAGAGAAACTTCGCGGGATGGAAGTCACTGGGGCGATGCTCGACGTAGCAACAGACCTTGCGAATCTCACTGGTGATGAGGAATATCGTCGGCTCTTGAGGGACTAA
- a CDS encoding DUF499 domain-containing protein, with the protein MSAEGTRKSIDDVLTLSPELTEGDGLIKGQIRLYDVESDAETLESDARRFFDRTLLTGGLEDSMKRLRDTLQGEDNIRLHEMYGPYGTGKSHQMVAMYHCFKSPDIVGDWASDRIEGLDDVLPEDALPVVVSLQKQQYEYLWEPLFERLDYEPNEEEYDEDGGYPTIDVIQDAVGDRTVAFFMDELEDWFGSLTGRRKEANRGFLQALFETTSRPNTELFAFVSVLREGSGVHDILARENDRVQVNMSNQVDIKEVLRHRLVDSIDDRSGMRALVDQYIEAYADTDYVDLPSGLRDEMYETYPFHPVLIDSMKTRFFAETESGATRGMLYLFARVLVDRFQETDLITHGEVDAVDYNDELTRINVEHSRANCCFDDITDRLADADIPYGRPILSTVLIYSLTPGLAEGATTSDIVIGTYHAGDRINDIIVDLERLQGEVYHLWRSDDRYVIREDENPRSLVKNAARDVEDDEAMDLIGDTVEKLFGSGAYAVGFNTDGTLESVPDSQNIKVVVKNGPWDEESVAEIIKNQPAGRQWRNTLAFVQPKNGKSISPTSQQEKFLGKAKEVIGADLRKADENLSEEIRDDIEDLHEEYEGELLKRLESAYGELIDGDDLLNEFDYAAEISLENRVATEPVLNASNIAGAVKADPFDLQRHVWDIVQDRLKTRSETTIDDIYEQFLMSPTYPIPGSVTDIVQAVENGLEGKPVLAHDGSGFKDELRGLTQDTVLVLESDVEKWSTDEVESELRSQFGAGTKEVDLGTFELELRQRTDVWIYDQSPEDAVKMAAGRLANADHYVLVSGSEILDKVRSDATLRDVSDAETIGPNEVRSRIEEAIEAAGEANTSQVLTAIRNDPEVYLPKDDTDSAFRSAVSSLLSDGYKIKTGGDYVSTLGDREPTSVVVAPMVADDVGEQILDHIRGLDEEETFKVQSIQTNCAPSESEAAVKHFLLANLGKSDPHYVVGATGSEDPADWFPGAGFRIPPEEGWTFEYQGDSPAEMRKEWNDSHESGSVSYGSLSFNTNGDGAAPGGLQGIAEFQLAHADLQLELGQSHEVVADILENIPEAATGIDITIQFE; encoded by the coding sequence ATGAGCGCGGAAGGAACTCGCAAATCCATCGATGATGTTCTGACACTCAGTCCGGAACTCACCGAGGGCGATGGCCTCATCAAGGGCCAGATTCGCCTGTACGACGTCGAAAGCGACGCGGAGACGCTCGAATCCGACGCACGGCGGTTCTTCGACCGCACGCTGCTGACGGGCGGACTGGAGGATTCGATGAAGCGCCTCCGGGATACCCTCCAGGGCGAGGACAACATCCGTCTCCACGAAATGTACGGTCCGTACGGGACCGGGAAGTCCCACCAGATGGTGGCGATGTATCACTGCTTCAAGTCGCCGGACATCGTCGGTGACTGGGCCAGTGACCGCATCGAAGGACTCGACGATGTGCTCCCTGAAGACGCACTCCCTGTCGTCGTCTCCCTCCAGAAGCAGCAGTACGAGTACCTCTGGGAACCGCTCTTCGAGCGCCTGGACTACGAACCGAACGAAGAGGAGTACGACGAGGACGGTGGCTACCCGACGATCGACGTCATTCAGGACGCCGTTGGCGACCGCACCGTCGCGTTCTTCATGGACGAACTCGAGGACTGGTTCGGCTCGCTCACTGGACGACGCAAGGAGGCGAACCGTGGCTTCCTCCAGGCGCTCTTCGAGACGACGTCCCGTCCGAACACGGAGTTGTTCGCGTTCGTCTCTGTGCTTCGTGAGGGCTCGGGCGTTCACGACATCCTCGCCCGCGAGAACGACCGCGTGCAGGTCAACATGTCCAACCAGGTCGACATCAAGGAGGTCCTCCGCCACCGTCTCGTCGACTCCATCGACGACCGCTCGGGTATGCGGGCGCTCGTTGACCAGTATATCGAGGCGTACGCGGATACGGACTACGTCGACCTCCCGAGCGGGCTTCGCGACGAGATGTACGAGACGTACCCGTTCCACCCCGTGCTCATCGACTCGATGAAGACGCGGTTCTTCGCTGAAACCGAATCCGGCGCGACTCGCGGGATGCTCTATCTCTTCGCCCGCGTTCTCGTCGACCGGTTCCAGGAGACCGACCTCATCACCCACGGCGAAGTCGATGCGGTGGACTACAACGACGAACTCACGCGCATCAACGTCGAGCACTCACGAGCGAATTGCTGTTTCGACGACATCACCGACCGACTCGCTGACGCCGACATCCCGTATGGACGACCCATCCTCAGCACGGTTCTCATCTACTCGCTGACCCCCGGACTCGCTGAGGGAGCAACGACCTCGGACATCGTCATCGGCACGTACCACGCTGGCGACCGCATCAACGACATCATCGTCGATCTCGAACGGCTGCAGGGAGAGGTCTACCACCTCTGGCGCTCCGACGACCGCTACGTCATCCGCGAGGACGAAAACCCGCGCTCGCTCGTCAAGAACGCGGCACGTGATGTCGAGGACGACGAGGCGATGGATCTCATCGGCGACACCGTCGAGAAACTGTTCGGCTCGGGGGCCTATGCAGTCGGATTCAACACCGATGGAACGCTCGAGAGCGTCCCAGACAGCCAGAATATCAAGGTGGTCGTGAAGAACGGCCCGTGGGATGAGGAGAGCGTTGCAGAGATTATCAAGAACCAGCCAGCTGGCCGTCAGTGGCGCAACACGCTTGCCTTCGTTCAGCCGAAGAACGGCAAATCCATCTCGCCGACGTCCCAACAAGAGAAGTTCCTCGGGAAGGCGAAGGAGGTCATCGGTGCAGACCTCCGGAAAGCAGACGAGAACCTCTCCGAAGAGATTCGAGACGACATCGAAGATCTTCACGAAGAGTACGAGGGCGAACTCCTCAAGCGACTGGAGAGCGCGTATGGTGAACTCATCGACGGCGACGACCTCCTCAACGAGTTCGACTACGCCGCCGAAATTTCGCTAGAGAATCGGGTCGCAACCGAGCCAGTCCTGAACGCCAGCAACATCGCTGGTGCAGTCAAAGCAGACCCGTTCGACCTGCAGCGTCACGTCTGGGATATCGTTCAAGACCGCCTCAAAACCCGATCCGAGACGACCATCGACGACATCTACGAGCAGTTCCTGATGAGTCCGACGTACCCGATTCCGGGAAGCGTCACGGACATCGTTCAGGCGGTCGAGAACGGATTAGAGGGTAAGCCTGTTCTCGCACACGATGGGAGCGGTTTCAAAGACGAACTCCGCGGCCTCACACAGGATACGGTGCTCGTTCTTGAGAGCGACGTCGAGAAGTGGTCTACTGACGAGGTCGAATCCGAACTCCGCAGTCAGTTCGGTGCGGGTACGAAGGAAGTCGATCTCGGCACGTTCGAACTCGAGCTTCGACAGCGAACGGACGTGTGGATCTACGACCAGAGCCCCGAGGACGCCGTTAAGATGGCGGCTGGACGACTCGCGAACGCAGATCACTACGTCCTCGTCAGTGGCAGTGAAATCCTCGACAAAGTCCGCTCCGACGCCACACTCCGCGATGTCTCAGACGCCGAGACGATTGGACCGAACGAGGTTCGATCTCGGATCGAGGAAGCGATTGAGGCTGCGGGGGAAGCCAACACCAGCCAGGTTCTGACGGCAATCCGTAACGACCCAGAGGTCTATCTCCCGAAGGACGATACCGATTCCGCGTTCCGGAGCGCTGTTAGCTCGCTCCTCTCGGATGGCTACAAGATCAAGACCGGTGGCGACTACGTCAGTACCCTCGGTGACCGTGAGCCAACGTCTGTCGTCGTCGCACCGATGGTTGCCGACGACGTCGGCGAACAAATCTTGGACCATATCCGTGGCCTCGACGAGGAGGAGACGTTCAAGGTTCAGTCGATCCAGACCAACTGCGCACCGAGCGAGTCCGAGGCTGCAGTCAAGCACTTCCTGCTCGCCAACCTCGGGAAGAGTGACCCTCACTACGTTGTTGGTGCCACCGGCTCAGAAGACCCTGCAGACTGGTTCCCGGGTGCTGGGTTCCGCATCCCACCGGAGGAAGGCTGGACCTTCGAGTATCAGGGCGATAGTCCGGCAGAGATGCGGAAGGAATGGAATGACTCCCACGAGTCCGGGTCTGTCTCCTACGGTTCCCTCTCGTTCAACACGAACGGCGACGGTGCTGCACCAGGTGGACTGCAAGGCATCGCGGAATTCCAGCTGGCACACGCAGACCTTCAGCTCGAACTCGGTCAGTCCCACGAGGTCGTCGCCGACATCCTTGAGAACATCCCGGAGGCCGCTACTGGCATCGACATCACCATCCAGTTCGAATGA